The following proteins come from a genomic window of Drosophila sulfurigaster albostrigata strain 15112-1811.04 chromosome X, ASM2355843v2, whole genome shotgun sequence:
- the LOC133848730 gene encoding phospholipid-transporting ATPase ABCA3, with translation MSIRNYLERFILLTWKLNKTQWNRKIELLWLIFAPTLLCIIAVAMRMQIDVSPRFNHLYDPIDLDKSWTNLIDTLLEREKIRAESNMSNNVFVPQLVIAWAPKDYNLFHKIINLTSTELPKMEFKHYASCEQVIDAVTQDSLFSGICFDQSMTDKNFNFDENRIDDDVLIPHFNYTIIFPSELRIFSGSFLGNNWKTIYNDDPKTSIIRRLNNPHSDGDVCYVLEGFIKIQKAISENYLRIASQKSIPKIILRRFPVDGRVQDPLMNYINRGLPLLIVVGYMFQAQILVWQIVQDKQQQMRLFLINMKISNFIHFTAWFVKGLFYSLISTFFVTLVIKVHWNNEHSLLTQTPWHIVVLVLFTYNVAGTSFSLMMASFFKNSGLAIRVLTIVWLLTYIPFFVLWNNREQGVKIIRYASQALPNTVLALICEGIIEREVIFDKEWVDEGYALDSAGDRVHVYSGSIIFLINALVFCAIGIYMDVWNTGESGGTRKRHIPAPTHSGDFTFQDRDDSFMPQGSQAAGIKATKIYEVEPSHRRFKIKIKKLCKRYTANSRGALNSFTWNVYENEVTVLMGHNGCGKTTLLKILAGLLEPTRGLVMIADYNIQTERQDATMQLGLALSNSFLVPDFTVSDQIRFICLVKGASWSMATQEIHLYTQRLQLEEFKQTKVKNLSAQHRSLLSIACAFAGGSPIILIDDLHCDLDLPTHSLICALINEEKSRRTIILVSNSTALANHLADRLAIMSNGELKCTGTKPFLRNMYGHGFRLTLVKGKSFDFEALSNLLTKYLPSLTMESDIGYKVTFVLENKYEDKFSDLFDELEDEMGNLDIVSFRLRDTSLDDIFLRFGTEEGDMTPEPATLIEDYKLVVEDSDMNVKATGKKLILLHLCTLLYMRWVFNKRQIPIQIICMAALLFAITCTFSAVLIYGKNYELTSLSFNLTQFKFINAFVEILSENVDVLEMHEFFNELLFWYDGSVKIVDTEDISDYYLLQQNDFTKVVNFKYMFGASFSSDLITVWFNNIPLHAAPFGLNLVHNVVARRFFHDEASIDVALRPLKFQTVANTIPQSPLSLGSLMAINLSFILGIMWAGLAVSTILERTFKKQQFVAGVKLHIYCIALLFFDMVRIIVISFVLIVVIAFYASPTKHDYSLYGWIFLVVVLSSISIVTLSYFLYAIFKEPNYAFIIICLYNLLGIIIFTISVGDELSDMNNIYQPLIQYTFGEVIYKLLYLYDYKWMCQDPTVEFVSRDILKCRSTPNCCIHYNYFSREYGMMFDMFILALGIFLPLLLFVLEEQYMLMTNGCAGMPLKCMRDRNERRHRRRQWRKLQQHRRHLGSDGNYLVDESVLAERLRVDKLTDQQRAELVVVCHGLGKSYRRKAILIRIDLCIEKSECVGLLGYNNTGKSTLVKLLVADTMKSQGKLWIGGYNMDTHRSKCYSLIGYCPQMQNFPAKFTPRELMLIHARLHGLSKKASTQICEGLAHLLGFFQCYRQLVSLCTTGQQRRIGFALAILGDPLLSCIDGPPGGIDPIGKRILYCLTSYMQQRGCSFLYTNLSASDCERMCQRTPVLFDGQLWTMGAQEERYRSGYLLEVLFKRKINMDITTARYTWDRINQFPASPHKKLELFMQMKFPDATLQHLEQESMSFLLSSDTTNFSEIFLAIRRDVFELNIEDFYITRNVVSGIHVNLFDRLALRSGRATTDN, from the exons ATGAGCATTCGCAATTATCTGGAGAGATTCATTCTGCTCACTTGGAAGCTAAACAAGACGCAATGGAACCGCAAAATTGAGCTACTCTGGCTGATCTTTGCCCCAACGTTGCTCTGCATCATTGCGGTTGCCATGCGAATGCAGATCGATGTATCGCCAAGATTTAATCATCTTTACGATCCGATTGATCTCGATAAGAGCTGGACGAATTTGATTGACACACTCCTCGAACGGGAAAAGATACGCGCAGAGAGTAATATGAGTAATAATGTGTTTGTTCCGCAATTGGTGATTGCCTGGGCGCCCAAGGATTATAATCTATTTCATAAGATTATCAATTTAACGTCAACGGAATTGCCAAAGATGGAGTTCAAGCATTATGCGTCGTGTGAACAAGTCATCGATGCAGTGACCCAAGATTCGTTATTCTCGGGCATTTGTTTCGATCAGAGCATGACTGataagaatttcaattttgatgaAAATCGTATCGATGATGATGTGTTGATACCGCACTTTAACTACACCATCATATTCCCGAGTGAGTTGCGCATTTTCAGTGGCAGCTTTCTGGGCAACAATTGGAAGACTATCTACAATGATGATCCCAAGACGAGCATTATCCGACGCCTCAATAATCCACATAGCGATGGTGATGTTTGCTACGTTCTCGAGGgtttcattaaaattcaaaaggCCATCTCAGAGAATTATCTAAGGATTGCCAGCCAGAAATCGATTCCGAAAATAATTCTGCGTCGCTTTCCCGTCGATGGTCGCGTTCAGGATCCGTTGATGAACTATATTAATCGCGGTCTCCCCTTGCTCATTGTCGTTGGCTATATGTTTCAGGCTCAGATACTTGTCTGG CAAATTGTGCAGGataaacagcaacagatgCGCCTTTTTCTCATTAACATGAAAATCAGCAACTTTATCCATTTCACTGCCTGGTTCGTCAAGGGTTTATTCTACAGTCTTATCAGCACTTTCTTTGTTACGCTGGTTATTAAG GTGCACTGGAACAACGAGCACAGTCTGCTGACACAGACACCGTGGCACATTGTGGTCCTAGTTCTGTTCACCTACAATGTTGCCGGGACGAGTTTCAGCCTGATGATGGCCTCGTTCTTCAAGAACAGCGGGCTGGCCATTCGAGTGCTGACCATAGTCTGGCTGCTCACCTACATACCGTTCTTTGTGCTGTGGAACAATCGCGAGCAGGGGGTGAAGATCATTCGCTATGCCTCGCAAGCGTTACCCAACACTGTGCTCGCGCTCATCTGCGAGGGGATCATTGAACGTGAGGTGATCTTCGATAAGGAATGGGTCGATGAGGGCTATGCCTTGGACTCTGCCGGCGATCGCGTTCATGTCTATTCGGGTTCGATCATATTCCTGATCAATGCGCTCGTCTTTTGCGCCATCGGCATTTATATGGATGTGTGGAACACTGGCGAATCAGGCGGGACACGCAAACGTCACATTCCGGCGCCGACACACAGCGGTGACTTTACGTTTCAGGATCGTGACGATAGCTTTATGCCGCAGGGCTCACAGGCGGCCGGCATTAAAGCCACCAAGATCTATGAGGTGGAGCCGTCGCATCGCCGCTTCAAGATCAAAATCAAGAAACTGTGCAAACGTTATACGGCCAACAGCCGTGGAGCACTCAACTCCTTCACCTGGAATGTGTACGAGAATGAGGTCACGGTGCTAATGGGCCACAATGGTTGCGGCAAGACGACGCTGCTGAAGATCTTGGCGGGTCTGTTGGAGCCAACGCGTGGCCTGGTCATGATCGCCGATTATAATATACAAACGGAGCGACAAGATGCAACCATGCAATTGGGTTTGGCATTGAGTAATAGTTTTCTGGTGCCCGATTTCACCGTCTCCGATCAGATACGCTTCATTTGCCTGGTCAAAGGCGCCTCCTGGTCGATGGCCACCCAAGAGATCCATCTCTACACTCAGCGCTTGCAATTGGAGGAGTtcaagcaaacaaaagtcAAGAATCTGAGCGCACAACATCGAAGTCTACTCTCCATTGCTTGTGCTTTTGCTGGCGGCAGTCCGATCATACTGATCGATGATCTGCACTGTGATCTCGATTTGCCGACGCATTCGCTCATCTGTGCCCTCATCAACGAGGAGAAATCACGTCGCACCATCATCTTGGTGTCGAACTCGACGGCGCTGGCCAATCATCTGGCCGATCGGTTGGCGATCATGTCCAATGGCGAGCTCAAGTGCACTGGCACGAAGCCCTTTCTGCGCAATATGTACGGTCATGGCTTTCGATTG ACACTTGTCAAGGGCAAGTCTTTTGATTTCGAGGCGCTGAGTAATCTCTTGACTAAATATCTTCCAAGTCTAACGATGGAGAGCGACATTGGCTACAAAGTGACGTTTGTACTGGAGAATAAATACGAGGATAAGTTTTCTGATCTCTTCGATGAACTCGAAGACGAGATGGGCAATCTGGACATTGTTAGCTTTCGTTTGCGTGACACATCATTGGACGATATATTTTTGCGCTTCGGTACCGAGGAGGGCGATATGACACCCGAGCCGGCCACACTGATCGAGGACTATAAACTGGTTGTCGAGGATAGCGACATGAATGTTAAGGCAACGGggaagaaattaattttattgcatttgtgtACATTGCTGTACATGCGTTGGGTCTTCAATAAGCGACAAATACccattcaaattatttgtatgGCCGCTCTGCTATTTGCCATCACTTGTACATTTTCTGCGGTCTTGATCTATGGCAAAAATTATGAGCTGACATCTTTGTCCTTCAATCTCACACAGTTCAAGTTTATCAATGCATTTGTCGAGATCCTTTCGGAGAATGTCGATGTCCTCGAAATGCACGAGTTCTTCAACGAGTTGCTCTTCTGGTACGATGGCAGCGTAAAGATCGTCGATACCGAGGACATTAGCGATTACTATCTGCTGCAGCAGAATGATTTCACCAAAGTGGTGAACTTTAAATACATGTTCGGTGCCTCGTTCAGTAGCGATTTGATAACCGTCTGGTTCAACAACATTCCCTTGCATGCAGCGCCCTTTGGCCTCAATCTGGTGCACAATGTTGTGGCAAG ACGCTTCTTTCACGATGAGGCCTCAATTGATGTGGCCCTACGTCCGCTGAAATTTCAAACGGTCGCCAACACGATACCTCAATCGCCGCTCTCGCTGGGCAGCCTGATGGCGATCAATCTCTCGTTTATTCTCGGCATAATGTGGGCTGGCCTGGCGGTTAGCACAATCCTGGAGCGCACATTCAAGAAGCAACAGTTTGTTGCTGGCGTAAAGCTGCACATCTATTGCATAGCTCTGTTGTTCTTCGATATGGTGCGAATTATCGTCATCAGCTTTGTTCTGATTGTGGTTATAGCCTTCTATGCGAGTCCAACCAAACACGACTACTCGCTTTATG GTTGGATCTTTTTGGTGGTGGTTCTGTCAAGCATTTCCATAGTGACATTATCGTATTTTTTGTATGCGATATTCAAGGAACCAAACTATGCATTCATTATCATCTGTCTATATAATCTGTTgggtattattatattcacaaTCAGTGTGGGCGACGAACTATCCGATATGAATAATATCTATCAACCGCTGATACAATATACATTTGGTGAGGTCATCTATAAGCTGTTATATCTTTACGACTACAAATGGATGTGTCAAGATCCCACGGTGGAGTTTGTATCTCGGGACATTCTAAAGTGTCGCAGTACTCCAAATTGTTGCA TTCATTACAACTACTTTTCGCGTGAGTATGGAATGATGTTTGATATGTTCATTCTAGCTCTGGGCATTTTTCTACCCTTGCTACTCTTCGTACTCGAGGAGCAATACATGCTGATGACCAACGGCTGTGCTGGCATGCCATTGAAGTGTATGCGCGATCGCAACGAGAGGCGACATCGCCGGCGACAGTGGCGAAAACTGCAACAACATCGCCGCCATCTTGGGAGTGATGGCAACTATTTGGTCGATGAATCGGTGTTGGCCGAGCGACTTCGTGTCGACAAGTTAACCGATCAACAGCGAGCCGAATTGGTTGTTGTCTGTCATGGCTTGGGCAAGAGCTATCGTCGCAAGGCTATCCTCATACGCATCGATTTGTGTATCGAAAA ATCGGAGTGCGTTGGCCTATTGGGTTACAATAATACGGGCAAAAGTACTTTAGTCAAGCTGCTTGTGGCCGATACAATGAAATCGCAGGGCAAACTCTGGATTGGCGGTTACAACATGGACACGCATCGATCCAAATGCTACTCCCTAATAGGCTACTGCCCACAGATGCAAAATTTTCCAGCGAAATTTACGCCACGCGAACTCATGCTCATACACGCCCGTCTGCATGGATTATCGAAAAAGGCGAGCACACAAATCTGCGAGGGATTGGCGCATTTGTTGGGCTTCTTTCAGTGCTATCGGCAATTGGTATCGCTCTGCACCACCGGCCAGCAGAGACGCATTGGCTTCGCCTTGGCCATCTTGGGTGATCCGCTGTTAAGCTGCATCGATGGACCGCCCGGTGGCATTGATCCCATTGGCAAGCGTATCTTATACTGCCTAACATCCTATATGCAGCAACGTGGCTGCAGTTTTCTCTACACAAATCTCAGCGCCTCGGACTGTGAGCGCATGTGTCAGCGCACGCCGGTGCTCTTCGATGGTCAACTGTGGACAATGGGCGCCCAGGAGGAACGCTATCGTTCCGGTTATTTGCTGGAGGTGCTTTTCAAGCGTAAGATCAACATGGATATCACCACCGCACGCTACACTTGGGATCGCATCAATCAGTTTCCGGCATCGCCACACAAAAAACTCGAACtctttatgcaaatgaaatttccaGACGCAACGCTGCA GCATCTGGAGCAGGAGTCCATGTCGTTTTTGCTGTCCAGCGATACGACAAATTTCTCGGAAATCTTTCTCGCCATACGGCGCGATGTCTTTGAATTAAACATTGAGGACTTCTACATAACACGCAATGTGGTCAGCGGCATTCATGTGAATCTATTCGATCGCTTGGCCTTGCGTTCAGGTCGTGCCACAACTGACAACTGA
- the LOC133848729 gene encoding LOW QUALITY PROTEIN: phospholipid-transporting ATPase ABCA3 (The sequence of the model RefSeq protein was modified relative to this genomic sequence to represent the inferred CDS: deleted 2 bases in 2 codons), whose translation MAKVSNWDKFVLLLWKNAVLQWAHKTQFIIELLIPPLFMLLIVMIRCLFAPDVKPIAEYQPYDIDNLKGFKANYDAAHAMRKFLSKILSKSSDSQSMQIQAESKYPLFAIYYAPKTDALDTLVGAAAQMLDIQYNGYENVNALADAVKATNAFVGVEFEGDWSDPDNMPDQLQFSLRFPFELRTGSLLQNVWYTGRLFDTYTKGGPREPLINTGGSPSYINEGFLPVQHALSKTFIQLKSKVEDLPDIQMQRYPYPSYVNDEFLTHVGGMMSMLIMFSFIYPCFCIARYITMEKEKQLKEVMKIMGLSNWLHWTAWFVKNFIMLTISAILIVILLKIPWTNNLAVFQHSEFTVVLLFFIVYVISAITFCFMVAPLFSKASTAAAVMGLLWFVTYLPASNNYDSMSLGTKLGWSLLANSAMSFGCKLLLQYEMSGEGLKWSNLFTESSADDSLSMGLLLIMMLVSSVIYMVICLYVEQVFPSKFGMPRKWYFPFTRSFWCGSRDYGGVEDVNAYREQTDKRSNTFEVEPDDKHVGLQLKNLHRKFGNHMAVKGITMNMFEDEITVLLGHNGAGKTTTISMITGMLKPTAGTAIINGSDIRTNLEGARMSLGICPQHNVLFDDMSVANHLRFFSRLKGLRGADVKREVDKYLKLIELQDKANVLSAKLSGGMKRKLSICCALCGDTKVVLCDEPSSGMDPAARRSLWDLLQKEKIGRTLLLTTHFMDEADALGDRIGIMCDGDLRCYGTSFFLKKHYGSGYTLICVKEADCVVEDVTALLALYIPGIEPKSDIGTELTYELPDQYSGRFEKMLGALEDRSKELHLSGYGVGITTMEEVFMKVGAETHAAVQSDGTQGRLESGGGGGGGGGVGRAGKEEKKKETINDAANDDDTESMPSHTEFSQRRRSLRGLKLTKNQYHAMFLKKMLYTLRNKLLFALQTIIPIVFVVISYVMYKTAAEKRRGPPMTVEVNQYPDTVVLLDRGANLEGLSNGVADQYEKIAKSYGERHLYETVQNFTAHILDLHDIQSRVNSRYVAAASVISNDLIIAWQNGFPLHTAPLSANLVHKAIARATINENADIIVTNAPYPEVPSPDMSVIQLIYAFGSQVGGNLSFCMCFLSSFYLFSLIKERASRAKLLQFVSGVRVLTFWITQFVWDFVTFTFTFIVIMITIICFQEEPFTTFKYLGRYFLVLLVFGFSALPYTYLLSLFFNAPAIGFAVTTIINVFVGVALYVVVKVMEEDIFGIKGTAMAIKHACRIFPHYTLQEGLFKSFVLATKESTCDAIDLPPILRCEMMPTCCKIPSFFDMDEVLVDIIYMLVTGVVFFLIVIVLEYNLFNELLYLIRKRTIKPPPPPEDGYFNDDVEKERQRILNMSSDQISAKNLVLDRMTKFYSSFLAVNQVSLCVEEAECFGLLGVNGAGKTTTFKMLTGDERISFGSAYVQGLSLESDMNRIYERIGYCPQFDALLEDLTGREVLRIFCLLRGIHSDNTKKISEELAKSLGFIKHIDKLTSAYSGGNKRKLSTAIALIGLPAVVYLDEPTTGMDPAARRQLWNVICSVRDSGKSIVLTSHSMEECEALCTRLAIMVNGEFKCIGSTQHLKNKYSKGLVVKIKVHRGREAMRVSQISRGSRYRTQGSDSDSVPSTPVAYANTSALSLRKSNGSLNDSHSDSTAEASTIGTVTSFNKQQIDDRDDEAVGAGNINDVKEFVQSKFPTAILQEEHQGMLTYYIPLSDIKWSKIFGLMERNRKELNIEDYSISQTTLEEIFLDFAKFQREDPRNIKRRRRRKRTGINRQAAEATAIA comes from the exons ATGGCGAAAGTATCGAATTGGGATAAATTCGTACTGTTGCTATGGAAAAATGCAGTTCTACAATGGGCCCACAAGACTCAATTTATTATCGAATTGCTAATACCGCCGttgtttatgttattaatCGTTATGATTCGATGTCTTTTTGCGCCTGACGTAAAACCAATTGCGGAATATCAACCATATGATATAGATAATTTGAAAGGGTTTAA AGCAAATTACGATGCTGCACATGCTATGCGCAAGTTTCTTTCCAAGATATTATCAAAGTCATCAGACAG CCAATCGATGCAAATTCAAGCCGAATCGAAATATCCACTCTTTGCCATTTATTATGCGCCCAAAACTGATGCACTGGACACTTTGGTTGGCGCTGCTGCGCAAATGTTGGACATACAATATAATGGATACGAGAATGTCAATGCATTGGCAGATGCGGTGAAAGCAACGAATGCATTTGTTGGCGTTGAATTTGAGGGCGATTGGTCCGATCCCGATAATATGCCCGATCAATTGCAATTCTCATTGCGTTTCCCATTCGAATTGCGAACGGGGTCATTGCTTCAAAATGTTTGGTATACGGGACGATTATTTGATACCTATACAAAAGGTGGCCCCCGCGAACCTCTAATCAACACTGGCGGTAGTCCGAGTTATATTAACGAGGGATTTTTACCCGTTCAGCATGCACTGTCCAAAACCTTTATTCAACTCAAATCAAAGGTTGAGGATTTGCCCGACATTCAGATGCAGCGGTATCCGTATCCATCGTATGTGAACGACGAGTTCCTCACGCACGTAGGTGGAATGATGTCGATGCTTATAATGTTCAGCTTCATCTATCCATGCTTTTGCATTGCCCGG TATATAACCATGGAGAAGGAGAAACAGCTGAAGGAGGTGATGAAAATCATGGGATTAAGTAATTGGTTACATTGGACCGCGTGGTTTGTGAAGAACTTTATAATGCTGACGATATCAGCGATATTGATCGTCATATTGTTAAAGATACCTTGGACGAATAATTTAGCCGTGTTCCAACATTCCGAATTTACGGTTGTGCTCTTGTTTTTCATCGTCTACGTTATATCGGCGATCACATTTTGCTTTATGGTCGCACCGCTCTTCTCCAAGGCAAGCACAGCGGCCGCTGTGATGGGTCTCTTGTGGTTCGTCACCTATTTGCCCGCCTCGAACAACTATGACTCGATGTCGTTGGGCACGAAACTCGGTTGGAGTTTGTTAGCGAATTCAGCGATGTCTTTTggctgcaaattgttgttgcagtatGAGATGTCGGGCGAAGGTTTAAAATGGAGCAATCTATTCACAGAGTCCTCGGCCGATGATTCCTTATCGATGGGTCTGCTCTTGATCATGATGCTCGTCTCCAGCGTCATTTACATGGTCATCTGTCTGTATGTCGAACAAGTGTTCCCGAGCAAATTTGGCATGCCACGCAAATGGTATTTCCCCTTTACACGCTCATTCTGGTGCGGATCCCGCGACTACGGTGGCGTCGAGGATGTCAACGCATATCGCGAACAGACGGACAAAAGAAGTAACACCTTTGAAGTGGAACCGGATGACAAGCACGTGGGGCTGCAGTTGAAGAATTTGCATCGCAAATTTGGTAATCACATGGCCGTTAAGGGGATTACGATGAACATGTTTGAGGATGAGATCACCGTGCTCTTGGGTCACAATGGTGCCGGCAAAACGACAACCATATCGATGATCACGGGAATGTTGAAGCCGACAGCCGGAACGGCGATCATCAATGGCAGCGATATACGCACCAATTTGGAGGGTGCTCGCATGTCCCTCGGCATTTGTCCACAGCATAATGTCTTGTTCGACGACATGAGTGTGGCGAATCATTTGCGTTTCTTCAGTCGCCTGAAGGGACTCCGGGGTGCCGATGTGAAGCGTGAGGTGGAcaagtatttgaaattgattgagCTGCAGGACAAGGCGAATGTTTTGTCAGCCAAACTGTCCGGTGGCATGAAGCGTAAGCTCTCAATTTGCTGTGCCCTCTGTGGCGACACCAAGGTCGTGCTCTGCGATGAGCCCAGTTCGGGAATGGATCCCGCGGCCCGGCGATCTCTCTGGGATCTGCTGCAAAAGGAAAAGATCGGACGCACTCTGCTCTTGACCACACATTTCATGGACGAGGCTGACGCGCTGGGCGATCGCATTGGCATCATGTGCGACGGCGATCTGCGGTGCTATGGCACCTCTTTCTTCCTCAAGAAGCACTACGGTTCAGGATATACTTTG ATCTGTGTAAAGGAAGCCGACTGTGTGGTGGAGGATGTGACCGCCTTGCTGGCTCTCTACATACCCGGCATTGAGCCGAAGAGCGACATTGGCACTGAGCTAACCTACGAGCTGCCCGATCAGTATTCCGGGCGTTTTGAGAAGATGTTGGGCGCACTCGAGGATCGCTCGAAGGAGCTGCATCTCAGCGGTTACGGTGTGGGCATCACAACGATGGAGGAGGTCTTCATGAAGGTGGGCGCCGAAACGCATGCCGCTGTCCAATCGGATGGCACCCAAGGTCGCTTGGAgagtggtggtggtggtggtggtggtggtggtgttggAAGAGCAGGAaaggaggagaagaagaaggaaaCAATCAATGATGCTGCGAATGATGATGACACCGAATCGATGCCAT CGCATACGGAATTCTCGCAACGTCGCCGCTCGTTGCGTGGCTTAAAGCTGACCAAGAATCAATATCATGCCATGTTCCTAAAAAAAATGCTCTACACGCTTCGCAACAAATTGCTGTTTGCCTTGCAGACCATAATTCCAATTGTGTTTGTGGTGATCAGCTATGTTATGTACAAGACGGCCGCAGAGAAACGCAGAGGACCCCCGATGACTGTGGAAGTCAATCAATATCCGGACACAGTAGTTCTGCTCGACCGTGGAGCGAATTTAGAGGGTCTGAGCAACGGTGTGGCCGATCAATATGAGAAAATTGCGAAATCGTATGGTGAACGGCATCTCTATGAGACTGTCCAGAACTTTACGGCACACATACTCGATCTGCACGATATACAATCGCGTGTGAATAGTCGCTACGTGGCCGCTGCCAGCGTAATCAGTAATGATCTGATAATCGCATGGCAGAACGGTTTTCCATTGCATACAGCC CCCTTGTCGGCGAATTTAGTGCACAAGGCAATTGCTCGGGCAACGATCAATGAGAATGCGGACATCATTGTGACAAATGCACCGTATCCGGAAGTGCCATCGCCCGATATGTCGGTAATTCAGTTGATTTACGCATTCGGCTCACAAGTTGGCGGGAATTTGAGCTTTTGCATGTGCTTTCTCAGTTCGTTCTATTTGTTCTCGCTGATCAAGGAGCGAGCATCACGGGCTAAGTTGTTACAATTTGTGAGCGGAGTGCGTGTGCTCACGTTTTGGATAACGCAATTCGTGTGGGACTTTGTCACATTCACGTTCACTTTCATCGTGATCATGATAACGATAATATGCTTCCAGGAGGAACCATTCACCACATTCAAATACCTGGGACGTTAC TTTTTAGTGTTGCTGGTCTTTGGCTTTTCCGCACTGCCCTATACGtatttgttgtcgctgtttttTAATGCGCCCGCAATTGGTTTTGCCGTCACCACGATAATCAATGTATTCGTTGGCGTCGCTCTCTACGTTGTGGTCAAAGTCATGGAAGAggatatttttggtattaagGGCACTGCAATGGCCATTAAACATGCCTGTCGCATTTTTCCGCATTACACGCTGCAAGAAGGCCTCTTCAAATCCTTTGTATTGGCCACCAAAGAGAGCACGTGTGATGCGATCGATTTGCCGCCAATACTTCGTTGTGAAATGATGCCAACATGCTGCA AAATACCGAGTTTCTTTGATATGGATGAGGTACTGGTGGACATCATTTATATGCTGGTAACAGGAGTTGTGTTTTTCCTAATTGTAATTGTGCTCGAGTACAATCTGTTCAATGAACTTCTCTATTTGATACGCAAACGCACCAT CAAGCCACCGCCGCCCCCAGAGGATGGTTACTTCAATGACGATGTGGAAAAGGAGCGACAACGCATCCTCAACATGAGCAGCGATCAAATCTCAGCAAAGAATCTAGTCTTGGATCGTATGACCAAATTCTATTCATCTTTTCTGGCTGTCAATCAGGTGTCGCTCTGCGTGGAAGA aGCTGAATGCTTTGGCCTTTTGGGTGTGAACGGTGCCGGGAAGACAACCACATTCAAGATGCTGACGGGCGATGAGAGAATCAGCTTTGGTTCTGCCTATGTGCAGGGCTTAAGTTTGGAGTCCGACATGAATCGAATCTACGAGCGAATTGGCTATTGCCCGCAATTCGATGCGTTGCTCGAGGATCTCACCGGACGCGAAGTGTTGCGCATCTTTTGTCTATTGCGCGGTATTCACTCGGACAACACGAAAAAGATATCGGAGGAGTTGGCCAAATCGTTGGGTTTCATCAAGCACATCGATAAGCTAACGTCCGCCTACAGCGGCGGCAATAAGCGTAAGCTGAGCACTGCGATTGCCTTGATCGGTCTTCCGGCCGTTGTCTATTTGGATGAACCGACCACGGGCATGGATCCGGCTGCCCGACGTCAGCTCTGGAATGTCATTTGTAGTGTTCGCGATTCGGGAAAATCGATTGTGCTTACCTCGCACAGCATGGAGGAATGCGAGGCGCTGTGCACACGCCTTGCCATCATGGTGAATGGTGAATTCAAGTGCATTGGTTCCACGCAGCATCTGAAGAACAAATACTCCAAGGGTCTCGTGGTCAAGATCAAAGTGCATCGCGGTCGCGAAGCAATGCGCGTCTCACAGAT CTCACGAGGCAGCAGATATCGCACACAGGGATCGGATTCGGATTCCGTCCCATCCACGCCGGTGGCATATGCCAATACCagtgctctctctctgcgAAAGAG caATGGCAGTCTGAATGATAGTCATAGTGACAGCACAGCTGAAGCGTCGACGATCGg CACCGTTACCTCATTTAATAAGCAACAGATTGACGATAGAGACGATGAAGCTGTCGGGGCTGGCAACATCAACGATGTCAAGGAATTTGTGCAAAGCAAATTCCCCACAGCCATATTAca ggaGGAGCATCAGGGCATGTTGACTTATTACATTCCATTGAGCGACATCAAATGGTCGAAAATCTTTGGACTGATGGAGCGCAATCGCAAAGAGTTGAATATCGAGGATTATTCGATAAGTCAGACGACATTGGAGGAGATCTTCTTGGACTTTGCCAAATTCCAACGCGAAGATCCACGCAACATTAA ACGAAGACGAAGGAGAAAACGCACCGGCATCAATAGGCAAGCTGCGGAAGCCACTGCGATTGCTTAG